CGCTTGCACCGCTTGAAGCGCGTCAAATCGAAATCCGCTCGTTACGCATTGGCGTCTATGCCAGCGCCTGTATGGCCGTGGCTGGGATTGGCGTTCACTTGCTTTCAGGGTCCTATGCCCTTCTCCTCGATGGTCTTTATTCCGCGGTGATGGTGGGTTCAGGTCTTGTCGCTTCGAGGATTAGTCGCAATGTGGTGCGTCCTCCCGACCGGGCCTACCCCTACGGCTACGACGGTCAAGAAGCCTTATACGTCTTATTCCGTTCACTTGTCTTGATCGGTGTCCTCAGTTTTGCCGCGATCAGTGGCCTGAGCACGTTGATTGATTACGCAAGCGGAAGTTCCATTGCCGTGGTCACCCTGGGCCCCGTAGCGTTTTACTCCATTTCGATGGTGGCGATTTGCTGCGGTCTGGCATGGCGTCATCACCATGATTGGAATCGCTCCGGCCGTCAGTCTCAATTGCTTTTGACGGAGGCCAGGGCCGCGAGTATTGATGCCTTGATCAGTGGGCTTACGGGCATTGCTTTGCTCGGCGCGCCGCTGCTACAGGGGACGCCTTTGGCGTCTTTAAGTCCGATCGCCGATTCAATCTTGGTGTTGGTGGTGAGCATGGTCATCCTGAAAGATCCTGTGCAGACCTTTTTGAATTCGCTTGGACAGGCAGCAGGTGCATCTGCAGAAACCGAGATCGTCCGCAGCACTCGACTTGCTCTGGAAGACTTGCTGGCCGGGTTGTCATGTTGGCTGTTGGATCTCACCGTGATGCAGGTGGGCCGCACGTCTTTTGTGGTGGTGTATCTCAATCCCAATCAACCGATGGATGGGGCTGCCATAGATCTGATCCGAGAACGAATTGAGGAGCGCTGTGGGGAGCTCTTAGCCATGCCGGTGCGATCAGAAGTGATTTTGACCGCCACCCCTCCCTTTTCCACGACCGGAGCCTCCTAGGGTCTGGATCGAAGGATGAATCGTCGCTCCGATGCCTGACTGGGATGTAATTGTCATCGGATCTGGGATTGGTGGCCTGGTCACAGCATCACAACTGGCCGCGAAGGGAGCGAAGACCCTGGTTCTCGAGCGCTATCTGATTCCTGGTGGTTCTGGAGGCAGCTTTCGCAGAGAGGGATACACCTTCGATGTTGGTGCTTCGATGATTTTTGGCTTTGGAGAGAAGGGGCACACCAACCTGCTCACCAG
The window above is part of the Synechococcus sp. WH 8020 genome. Proteins encoded here:
- a CDS encoding cation transporter gives rise to the protein MSLAPLEARQIEIRSLRIGVYASACMAVAGIGVHLLSGSYALLLDGLYSAVMVGSGLVASRISRNVVRPPDRAYPYGYDGQEALYVLFRSLVLIGVLSFAAISGLSTLIDYASGSSIAVVTLGPVAFYSISMVAICCGLAWRHHHDWNRSGRQSQLLLTEARAASIDALISGLTGIALLGAPLLQGTPLASLSPIADSILVLVVSMVILKDPVQTFLNSLGQAAGASAETEIVRSTRLALEDLLAGLSCWLLDLTVMQVGRTSFVVVYLNPNQPMDGAAIDLIRERIEERCGELLAMPVRSEVILTATPPFSTTGAS